In Anaerolineales bacterium, the genomic window CCATCTCGCCTATTGCGCGGATGATCTTCTCCAGGAAGCGCAGGCCGCGCTTGCGAGTGGCCGCATCCGGAGAGGCGACATCATACCGAGCGGGCAGCCCGATGCAGTGGGAAAGCCCAAGGTTCCGGGATTGCGCGTGGTACTGCAAATGCCTCCGCGCCTC contains:
- a CDS encoding sugar phosphate isomerase/epimerase, whose translation is MNKIGIYYAYWTHDWEADFHPFVDKAADLGFDVLEVNAGTIAGMKAEARRHLQYHAQSRNLGLSHCIGLPARYDVASPDAATRKRGLRFLEKIIRAIGEM